One genomic window of Cannabis sativa cultivar Pink pepper isolate KNU-18-1 chromosome 2, ASM2916894v1, whole genome shotgun sequence includes the following:
- the LOC115718992 gene encoding phytolongin Phyl2.2, with product MITNPDLIYYACIARKTTILAEFTKEVDLEDLARQCIQKCPPFHSMFSHTVRKRNYIFLIEDPFVYFAISDQNLDQSETLWFLNRIKSGFEDARSKRSSDNFNSQAEFNSILRAVMVLDLDLDLVSPTPSLSSVSQNPSLDSSARGQSFGFTPLLGVKPLKGLKKKKKRLSGETNGDLGRDSSLENTVDVFDDNGGVSMQKSVSPYVGDRQKAKQVWRKHVWVVLLLDLFVCAVLFGIWLWVCRGFKCIES from the coding sequence ATGATTACGAATCCAGATCTCATCTACTACGCTTGCATTGCTAGAAAGACCACAATTCTTGCCGAGTTCACCAAAGAGGTCGATCTCGAAGACTTGGCTCGTCAATGCATCCAGAAATGTCCTCCATTTCACTCCATGTTCTCTCATACCGTTAGAAAAAGAAACTACATCTTCTTAATCGAAGACCCTTTTGTCTATTTCGCCATTTCTGATCAAAACCTCGATCAATCGGAGACCCTTTGGTTCTTGAACCGTATTAAATCCGGTTTCGAAGACGCCAGATCGAAACGCAGCTCTGACAATTTCAACTCTCAAGCGGAATTCAATTCGATTTTAAGGGCAGTTATGGTgttggacttggacttggacttggTGAGTCCAACGCCTAGTTTATCGAGTGTTAGTCAAAATCCCAGCTTGGATTCTTCCGCTAGAGGTCAAAGTTTTGGGTTTACACCTTTGCTTGGGGTGAAACCCTTAAAGggtttgaagaagaagaaaaagagactGTCAGGGGAGACCAATGGAGATCTTGGAAGAGATTCAAGTTTGGAGAACACAGTGGATGTGTTTGATGATAATGGTGGCGTGTCTATGCAAAAGAGTGTTTCTCCTTACGTGGGTGATCGCCAAAAGGCTAAACAGGTATGGAGGAAGCATGTTTGGGTGGTGTTGTTGCTGGATTTGTTTGTTTGTGCAGTTCTGTTTGGGATTTGGTTGTGGGTTTGTAGAGGGTTCAAATGCATTGAAAGTTGA